One Calditrichia bacterium DNA window includes the following coding sequences:
- a CDS encoding BamA/TamA family outer membrane protein translates to MKNNIRHILIFLIAVAALQPLFGQQALTVETLEITGNSKTRESVIRNYLTIRENEPVTREQLAADEARLRSTNFFKEVQISIMPGSEKGLAKVTVTVSERKWPFFQFKSGFNELDGWYISPIGLRFDNILGRGNVLGWELIIGDRVAGARLAYVRPFLFGSEYDLGVQIFGYNREFLHFQPDERLRQQVRDAGFKLQISGNSGLAKYFSAAIVGQNVVPDTFLTRERNGDERFDAPTFLQQPVDTQKIGRFILAFTVDTRDQKIHPLSGWWGSAVLDQATKELGSFASFYRFTVDVRRYQPLWKKLTGAARIRWGTVSESAPFYEKFYLGGPNSLRGYADRSLTPPGYAAEIAQSSVELRFPLSRRLKYDRFTGVLFFDAGYAWNDPEAFDFSKFKSGIGWGLRLRLPIVGLLRTDFAYPLDGDDREMRVHVSLGHTF, encoded by the coding sequence ATGAAAAACAACATCCGACACATCCTCATTTTCCTGATTGCGGTTGCCGCGTTGCAACCGCTGTTCGGACAACAAGCGCTGACCGTGGAAACGCTGGAAATCACCGGGAACAGCAAAACGCGCGAATCCGTTATCCGCAATTATCTCACCATCCGCGAAAACGAACCGGTCACCCGTGAACAGCTTGCCGCGGACGAAGCCCGGTTGCGTAGCACCAATTTTTTCAAAGAAGTTCAAATTTCCATTATGCCCGGCAGTGAAAAAGGGCTGGCAAAAGTAACCGTGACGGTCAGCGAGCGAAAGTGGCCGTTTTTCCAGTTCAAAAGCGGATTTAACGAGCTGGACGGCTGGTATATCAGCCCGATCGGGCTGCGATTCGACAATATTTTGGGACGTGGCAACGTCCTCGGCTGGGAGCTGATCATCGGCGATCGCGTGGCGGGTGCACGGCTGGCATACGTTCGCCCGTTTTTGTTCGGCTCGGAATACGATCTCGGTGTGCAGATTTTCGGCTACAACCGCGAATTTCTCCATTTTCAGCCGGACGAGCGGCTCCGCCAACAGGTTCGCGATGCCGGATTCAAGCTGCAAATCAGCGGTAACAGCGGTCTGGCGAAATATTTTTCCGCCGCGATTGTCGGGCAAAACGTGGTGCCGGACACTTTTCTTACCCGCGAAAGAAACGGCGACGAGCGGTTCGACGCGCCCACATTTTTGCAGCAGCCGGTGGACACCCAAAAAATCGGGCGGTTCATTTTGGCGTTCACGGTCGATACGCGCGACCAGAAAATCCACCCGCTTTCCGGCTGGTGGGGCAGCGCGGTGCTCGATCAGGCAACCAAAGAATTGGGCAGTTTCGCCAGTTTTTACCGCTTCACGGTGGACGTGCGGCGCTACCAACCGCTCTGGAAAAAGCTCACCGGTGCGGCGCGCATCCGTTGGGGAACGGTCAGCGAGAGCGCGCCGTTTTACGAAAAATTTTATCTCGGTGGACCCAATTCGTTGCGCGGTTATGCCGATCGCAGTTTGACGCCGCCCGGCTACGCTGCGGAAATCGCCCAAAGCAGCGTGGAACTGCGTTTCCCGCTTTCGCGCCGATTGAAATATGACCGATTCACCGGTGTGCTGTTTTTCGATGCCGGCTACGCCTGGAACGATCCCGAAGCATTTGATTTTTCTAAATTTAAAAGTGGCATCGGTTGGGGATTGCGGCTGCGACTCCCGATCGTCGGGTTGCTCCGCACCGATTTCGCCTACCCGCTCGATGGCGACGACCGCGAAATGCGCGTACACGTTTCGTTGGGGCATACGTTTTAA
- a CDS encoding HAMP domain-containing protein, whose product MKTIRAKLLLLLLAVVVLPFVPIVWLVNDLVHHSYNVGVNPQVAAALESGVGYSRELYQQYKQQLATQLSALKIDPASPKIPENSSPWRFTSVQIFDENLVQRSAVLRDSAAIPAIDASHFAQLRESESPQLMFTDREANAFIAMEKRGRQFVALTAALDESFLEKSGQSLQIYQLYRTLSLSPAFIPTRFLLAFLLLSAVIIAGTVGVAYWLSRRISEPIADLVKGTQEIGRGNLDYQIPQRSTDELGELVQYFNRMTGELKDYQQRTIYLEKMAAWQEIARRLAHEIKNPLTPIQLTIQEMVDQYDGSDPEYAQLLRECHGIIGEEIENLRRLVREFSDFGRMPEPAFSETNLNLLISDVVKLYPHHSILLDLSPEIPPLQLDEDRIRRVLINLVENAIQADATENPVEISTAKTVDFIELIVRDHGSGIPEKLREKIFEPYFTTKKSGVGLGLAITRKMIEEHGGEIRVASEPGTGTAFTIRLPIQRSNM is encoded by the coding sequence ATGAAAACCATTCGCGCCAAATTGTTGCTCCTGTTGCTGGCGGTCGTTGTGCTGCCGTTTGTGCCCATCGTCTGGCTCGTGAATGATCTGGTGCATCACAGTTACAACGTGGGTGTCAATCCGCAGGTGGCGGCGGCGCTGGAAAGCGGCGTCGGCTATTCGCGGGAGCTGTATCAACAATATAAACAACAGCTTGCAACACAACTTTCCGCGCTTAAAATTGATCCGGCTTCCCCCAAAATACCGGAAAATTCGTCGCCGTGGCGATTCACATCGGTGCAAATTTTCGATGAAAATCTGGTGCAACGATCCGCCGTTTTGCGCGATTCTGCCGCAATTCCGGCAATCGATGCGAGCCATTTTGCCCAGCTCCGCGAGAGTGAATCGCCGCAACTGATGTTCACGGATCGCGAGGCGAACGCGTTCATCGCGATGGAAAAACGCGGGCGTCAATTCGTTGCGCTCACCGCCGCGCTCGATGAATCGTTTCTCGAAAAATCCGGGCAAAGTTTACAGATATATCAGTTGTATCGCACGCTGTCGTTGTCCCCGGCGTTTATTCCCACGCGTTTTTTGCTGGCATTTTTGTTGCTCAGCGCGGTGATCATCGCCGGAACCGTTGGCGTTGCCTACTGGCTGTCGCGGCGCATTTCCGAACCGATTGCGGATTTGGTGAAAGGCACGCAGGAAATCGGGCGCGGCAATCTCGATTACCAGATTCCCCAGCGCAGCACCGATGAACTCGGCGAACTCGTGCAATATTTCAATCGCATGACCGGCGAGTTGAAAGATTATCAACAGCGCACGATTTATCTGGAAAAAATGGCCGCCTGGCAGGAAATCGCCCGGCGGCTGGCGCACGAAATCAAAAACCCGCTGACACCCATTCAGCTTACCATTCAGGAAATGGTCGATCAATACGATGGCAGCGATCCCGAATATGCGCAACTGCTGCGGGAATGCCACGGCATCATCGGTGAGGAAATCGAGAATTTGCGGCGATTGGTGCGGGAATTTTCGGATTTCGGGCGAATGCCGGAGCCCGCTTTCAGCGAAACGAACCTCAATTTGCTGATTAGCGATGTGGTGAAATTGTATCCGCATCACAGCATTTTGCTGGATTTGTCGCCGGAAATTCCGCCGCTGCAACTCGACGAAGACCGCATTCGCCGGGTGCTGATCAATCTGGTTGAGAACGCTATTCAGGCGGATGCGACCGAAAATCCGGTAGAAATTTCCACTGCTAAAACAGTTGACTTTATTGAACTTATCGTTCGTGATCACGGCAGCGGCATTCCCGAAAAACTCCGCGAAAAAATTTTCGAGCCGTATTTTACCACCAAAAAATCCGGCGTGGGATTGGGTTTGGCCATTACCCGCAAAATGATTGAGGAGCACGGCGGCGAAATCCGCGTAGCTTCCGAGCCGGGCACTGGCACGGCGTTCACCATTCGGTTACCAATACAGCGTTCGAACATGTAA